Proteins from a genomic interval of Vicia villosa cultivar HV-30 ecotype Madison, WI unplaced genomic scaffold, Vvil1.0 ctg.000107F_1_1, whole genome shotgun sequence:
- the LOC131624189 gene encoding cytochrome c oxidase-assembly factor COX23, mitochondrial-like, with translation MASKDSTPPYQSAARISDSQCFPQYTASLKCLEEFNTEKSKCQEHFDVYKECKKKEREARLERNKSRSLFS, from the exons ATGGCATCGAAAGATTCAACACCACCGTATCAAAGTGCTGCCAGAATCTCCGATTCCCAATGTTTTCCCCAATACACCGCCTCTCTCAAAT gtttagaagaATTTAATACAGAGAAGAGTAAATGTCAAGAACATTTTGATGTCTACAAGGAGTGtaagaaaaaggag AGGGAAGCAAGATTGGAACGCAATAAAAGTCGGTCCTTATTCTCATGA